Part of the Halopenitus persicus genome is shown below.
CGGTCGTTGTCGTCGGAAAACCGCGATGCTGGAACATCGCGGTGTCGGGCGCGTGAGCGCCTTCAGGAGTACTAGGAACTCCAATGTCAAGTACGAGCTTTGTGCGGTATGAATCTTCGGTCGAACAGGAATCCAAGAACAGCGAGGCGTCCGAGGAGTCGGTCGTCGAGCACGAGCCAGCCCAGGCGTCGACGTGCGTCGAGTGCGATGGCCGGGTGATCACTGCCGATAATGAGTCGTTCTGTGTGGACTGTGGCCTCATCGTTTCAGCGGAGCACGTCGATCACCGACCGACGCGGGGCGTGCACGGGCCGTCAGACGGGAGCGGTCCCACGGAGTGGAGCTGCGAATCGATCAACCCACTGCGGATCGACAAGGGTCTTCATACGACGTTCTTCCTCGGCAGTGACGGGTACGGAAACTCACTGTCGAGCGAACAGATGGACAAATTCGAGCGGTTGCGCCAGCGGCACAAGCGCTTCCAGGTCGAGGACAAGCGCGCGATTCGGCTCAACGAGGGCTTCCGCGACATCGAGTCGATCACCGGGAATCTAGCACTTCCGGGGTTCGTGGCCGAGGACGCGGGGTTGTTCTTGAAGCAAGCGGCCGACGCGCGCCTGCCCGGTGGGCGGATGTCCTGGGAGGCGCTCGCTGGCGGGGCGGTGCTGCTCGCAGCGAACCAAGCCGGCTTCCCCCGGTCGTGTGACGAAGTCGTGCAGTACACGAAGTCCCCGTACGAGCGAGTGAGCGCGGCAGCGCGGAAGCTGCGGTGTGAGCTCGGCCTGGACGTGCCCCCGGCGCGAGAGGGAGTCGTCGACGATGTGCTCGTTGCGCTTGACGACGTCCTCGACGTGCAGACATGTCTGGAGTTGCGGGAACTCGGTGACCACCTCCTGAAGATCGCCGACGATGAGCCGGTTGGGCCGGGGACGTCGCGCCTGACGATGGGTGCGGCGGCCGTCTACGCGGCGGATCGGCTCACTGACGGGAAGGTCGTGACCCAGGCGCAGGTGGCTGAGGCGGCGAGCACCGTCGTCGATACCTCGAAAAGTCGAGTCAGCCGGTACTCGCAGGCGCTGCACGACGCCTACGTGGGCAGGCACGGAAGCGATGATCCGGGCGCAGTCCTCGAACGCGGCCGCATCCGACTGCGGTAACGGGCTCTCGAAAACCCTCTTTTTCTCGTGACCACCTCCCGGTAACGCCCCACCTCCCCACCCTCCGCTCCCGGCTTCCCTCCGGTCAGCCGGCAGCCACAA
Proteins encoded:
- a CDS encoding transcription initiation factor IIB family protein — encoded protein: MDKFERLRQRHKRFQVEDKRAIRLNEGFRDIESITGNLALPGFVAEDAGLFLKQAADARLPGGRMSWEALAGGAVLLAANQAGFPRSCDEVVQYTKSPYERVSAAARKLRCELGLDVPPAREGVVDDVLVALDDVLDVQTCLELRELGDHLLKIADDEPVGPGTSRLTMGAAAVYAADRLTDGKVVTQAQVAEAASTVVDTSKSRVSRYSQALHDAYVGRHGSDDPGAVLERGRIRLR